The window TGCAAGTTTTCATATCTTAGCACAGCAACAAGCTTATGAGTTGTGAAGCTCTATTAACCATTTCTATAGAGTGTAACAGACCTATTTTTGTAGCAATAACAGATATCAAGTTTGACAGTACCTAAATGTAAAAATTGCAAATGCCACCGATTACGACTGCATAACAAACTCGAATCAAgacagaaaaacaaaattaatatatgtttcCTATAGAAAATTAGCAGTTGGGTTGAATCATGCTTACATACTTTGTACAATGGCAAAGCTGCGTTCCAAATTGTAATCATCCTCGTCCTCGCCATCTTCGAAATGTCCTTCGTCGTCGTCCTCAAACGGAGGATCCAATACCGACACTGGACTGCTCtgttctttctcttcctcctcATCCTCAGCCGGCAATTTTTGCAAGCTCTCTACATCATTGGCCTGTAAATTTGTGTTAAAACAAGGCAAAGAAAAGTTCAGAaactaacaaaagaaaatgagtgtGAAAAGGGATCTTTAATTTAGTTGGTTTTAGTAAAGTTGTTGATTTACATATCTTCACTTTActggggtttttttttttttttcctctccttttttctcttctaaaaattataatgaagCCAAGgccaaaagagaaaatgtttaattgtaaaaatagggTTAGAATACAAAGGAAAATACAAAGGGGGTTTGTCTTTTTCTTGGAGGGTCATAATTTTCCGGGAAAAAGGAAAGCGTGGAATTGAAAATGAGAGATTTATCAGTTTGCTCGTCAAAATTCAGAGTCCTTTTGGTGGGGTTGACGTGTTTTGACGCCTGAAATTGCAACATTCCGACGGTAATTTCAGAGAATTTACATAACACTGCCGACGGTTGGTTGTTTCGGGTGAACTCCAGTTCATATAAATGCAATTTCTAAGCCAAGACATTGAAGGATGAAACTCGAAAGCAGTaataaaaatgagtaaaaCCTGATGGTCAAGGCGAGCCGGAGAAGACGCCGGTGAAGAGAGCTCCGGCGTCCGGTGACCGGGTGAAGGGCTGGATTGAAGCACGAATCGAAAAGGACTATCGCATAAATTACTCTCACAGAAATCAAAGCCTGTTACATTACTCAGCCGAAAAACAGAGTCGTTCTCTGTCTCGTTCTCCTCAATCGCCATTTTCGCAGGCAATGGCGGGCCATCACGGGGGTCATTCATCCGACCATCGCCGTGGATCTCTCGCTTCCGAGCACGGCTCCGATGAGTCAAACGCTTAAGAAAAGAACCCAAAAGGCCTAATCCATTCGATTTCCCAAAGGATTTGGATCTCGCAGCCGTTGACTGTTTCTGAATCCTCAAAGCAGCTTCCAAAAGAAGTCCAGCCGTTCTAGCCGGAACATGAAAGAAAACAGGATTGGGGTTTCGACAAGGGGTTTTAACCGGAGACTGAAACCCAAAAAACGGGGATGAGTTAGCAAGATCAGGGGAAtgattgaaagagaaaaaacaagtgCTCCTGCAAAATTTAGCTGAAAAATCAGAGGAATGGGGAATGGGTTTTGGGTTTTTGAGATGGAAATGGGATTTGAAGGAAGAGCGTTTGAGAAGGGAGCGTCTGTCATTGATGAAATTGGAGAGAAGAAAGGGTTCTTGATCCTGTTTCAAAAGCTCGTGTAAGTGTTGCTTTCGAGCCATGGGAGTGGCAGTAGGTCTgcaaaagagaagaggaaaGCTAAaatggggggggggggggggggggggaatCAAATGGAGAATTGTAGATTCGGGTTAAAGGAATGAATTTGGAGTAAGAAGgagttgaagaaattttgaagtttcagTGGAGAAAAAGGTGAGTGTGGAAGAAGTTGACACAAATAGAACAGAGCAAAAGAAACAGAGAGAAGGACTTGACTGAATCAAAATCAGGGTTCCAATTTCGAGCcaaatatgtaattaaataaacaattttttgtatcttaaccctatcaaattttgtatttatttccTCCCTAAActattctaaattataaagctacccttttatttttatttttattttcttatatgcATCACttctctccttcttcttcttcttttttaatataacaaaatattttatcagtGTTTCATTTGACCcttgaattatatttttttccttcgtTGTTCATACTTCCAATTTAGTCACTGTTATgtaaaaaagaacattttgttttctttcctaaaacgtttacaaatttatgatcctatttacaaatttcaatacaAAATAAGTACATAATCATGAAAATTCTTTAATgcaaatagtttgttttatatttaaagagGGCAGTTTTGTCCAATAATTGAGCCtgagaaattatatatattagaaaatgaaaatccaAAATCACATTTCTTAATATATCATTCATTTAATCAGGACATTTACAAAAATTCAGTGactaaaatgaattaaatttgtaaattacatCAATTTAAGCTTAGGTCTAACATATAGCgtaattttgtaattcttagataatattttttttaactttccaaatatgatttttgaaatctatagtatatatatattattgtcaAGAGATATacattctaattttttagatAAGATTATTTATTAGATCATTCGTTATTATTCTCTTAATAAATCTATTGTTGTAAATAGAGACATAaccaataaattaatacaaagttcaaattaggatgtctttattttaaacttctatctcaaattttgttccttttttgagaaatgaaaaagggTTTGCTAccctaaataaattaaagagtaATTAAAGCTATATAAGATGGTTAGAAAAGCATTTAATCTCTATTCACTAATGTTTTACTTATTTGACATCTTTGTAGTATGTCACATCATCCCTTATTAATCAAATCAAGTGTAATTTAAAACACTTGAAACAAAAGCTACCCTTACCCTTATTGAAATCAAAATGAGTCATAAGACACAtggtttaaaattatttattttcaagcaAACCATAAAAGgcaattataaaataaatatttatttgaccTAGGTATTAGAgacaaattattaattcaaacaGAAAACAGTACAATCtaaggagagaaagagagaagatcATTTAAAGGTTTTTGTCCACGTGATCATGTATGGCAttgttgattaaaaaaatgggaacaacaattaattaaacttaatatacttttttgtGAGGAAAtctaacaaagaaaacaaaaaaaaaaaaactaatgtaATGTGAGAAAAAGACATGATTCATTACGCTGTTTATTACTTTAATAATAAccaacaatttgattttattaactgaaaaatcatatatatatatatatatataatgtcagaaaaaagagaaaatggttAAAAGTTTGGAAATTATTGTAGAGTAGTGTTAATTTTCAGAAATATTGTAGGGTCACATAGAAGAAGTGAGTTGCTAAatgctaataataatatttgctAGATATTGTGTTtataattcattcatttctctatcctctctctctctctcgaaTTATATCTTCCATTGTTAACTTGTGAAGgtgagaggaagaagaaagtacaaaataataacaataacaaaaaatttaaatggtttactatgtgttatttaatgaaatatgtAGTGAAATAAGTTGACGTGTTTAGGGAGCCtactttgtttgtttgtttttgttataatataatattgattttttttattatggatggaagaatatttaatataaactCTAACTCggttgaaattttattttatttagccTTTTGTTTATGATcttgtttgattttgtaagTTTCAAAGGTgacttttctctctttatttgaaaaaatatcaagaaTGTATTAAATAATGTCTTATCATGATTTAGGATTGATGagttattttagaaatcaaGTTCAACTGCTAAGGATCAGTTAGAAATCATCATTTTGAATACTGAGATCAAACATGTCACTtttacatgtatatatatatatatgtactagacacattgaagaagaaaacacataTGGTGCATATTTTTATGTGCCATCTTGTACTTCCATTTCTCATACAATTTTCCCCTCCATAAGAATGcaattcttatttatttcatccaactataccttttcttttaaaataaataaatagcattatttttcattttttttttaaaaaaaagaggatcCCTattcttttcccctttttcctACCTTGCTCTACCCATCctctatttattattgttttaaaaagaaaagaaaaattatttgaaggaaaaaaatagagagaaaaggaagatgCAAACCCTCCTATATTTTCTTCCCACAATTAATATACTTTATTGTTTATTCGCTCGGGATGGGGTACCTTGGTTTAAATGGAGTtgtataattgttttaaatggttattaacacaaattaaatgttataatgatgagatgagagaaaaaattgagaagaaagaaaaagagaaagaagatcataataataataagatgatgaagaagaagaatataaaaCGTGAAGGAAGGAGCGTGATGTGGTCAGAGTACCCGACTGTGGAGTCCATATCCAATCCCACTACTACTACTCCTACTAACacctttaatttaaatttctcctcaattcttttctttttatttttacttctGGACAAAATTGTCCTTTTGGAAAAAGAGACTGATTGGTTCTTAAAAAATACCTCCCCACCACCATTTCCCCTTCTCTTTGGATTTTGGGTCTCCTTTTCCACAATCTATTCATTCCTCCACACCTCCAACCTCACCACTCCCCCTCATTCACCACCAATCTCTCACTACATCTTAcaattgtttcattttttcaaatta of the Cucumis sativus cultivar 9930 chromosome 3, Cucumber_9930_V3, whole genome shotgun sequence genome contains:
- the LOC105434967 gene encoding uncharacterized protein LOC105434967 — encoded protein: MARKQHLHELLKQDQEPFLLSNFINDRRSLLKRSSFKSHFHLKNPKPIPHSSDFSAKFCRSTCFFSFNHSPDLANSSPFFGFQSPVKTPCRNPNPVFFHVPARTAGLLLEAALRIQKQSTAARSKSFGKSNGLGLLGSFLKRLTHRSRARKREIHGDGRMNDPRDGPPLPAKMAIEENETENDSVFRLSNVTGFDFCESNLCDSPFRFVLQSSPSPGHRTPELSSPASSPARLDHQANDVESLQKLPAEDEEEEKEQSSPVSVLDPPFEDDDEGHFEDGEDEDDYNLERSFAIVQKAKHQLLKKLRRFERLAELDPIELETFLLHDEDQDEDELSDGDGDDIDHLKEEVEQYEKDIKQHNKEGNDSSRFQIPYRPSRDTKTLVCNLITKEERNLVVIEKSEETMKRVYMRQDLWKRVDSNAIDLMVGKDLKEEVDGWNINKEPRGEIAVEIEVAIFSLLVEEMQSELHCLTH